ggagtcaATATGGGAATGGAAAAGTGCATCAATTACAGATCaaacgatatgtttttttcagggccgataccaataccgattattagtagtcaaggaggctgataaccgatatttggagctgaCATGGGAATCAAAAAGTGTATCAATTATAGATCAAACTGTGTTTTTTTCAGGGATGACacaataccgattattagtagtcaaggaggccgataaccgatatttggagccgatatagGAATCAAAAAGATTGGGCAATATGTTATTTTGAGAGCTGATACTGATACCGATGATGAGCATTCAAAAAAGGTGATAACTGATATTTGGAGGCAATACGGGAATCGAAAATCGTATCAATTACAGATTGAACAAGGGCTGATACTGATAACGATTACTAGTCGCCGAGAAGGTCAATAACCGATACTTGGAGTCAATTTGGGAATGGAAAAGTGCATCAATTACAGATCACACAATATTGTTTGTTcagggccgataccaataccaattGTCAGTGGTCATGGAGGCCGATAACTGCTACTTGGAGCCCCCACCTGCTCATACTGTGTCCACTGGTCCTTGGGCAGGATCTGGTGCTTCATGGACAGATCCAGGGCCCTCTTGATGCGGAAGATGCGGTCGTTGGAGACATTCTCTGGCAGCCGCCGCAAGGCCTCCTTCACGTCGGCGTCCTCGTGCCTCGTGTCGTCTCGCATCAGACCTGACGCGTGCAACATGTCTTTAAAAGCAAGTTGCAGGGCAAAACATGCACGCTTTATGCTTACCCAGTTGGTTGAAGCCAGCCATGTTGTAATACCACTTTCTCACACCGCTCATCAGCCTGCCTGCGGTCACTGCAACAACACATCAAGTTCACAACACTAACACATTATACAAACACACTTCATAACACAAACAAGACAACTTAAaactattaatatatatatat
This Entelurus aequoreus isolate RoL-2023_Sb linkage group LG05, RoL_Eaeq_v1.1, whole genome shotgun sequence DNA region includes the following protein-coding sequences:
- the LOC133649556 gene encoding cytochrome b-c1 complex subunit 7-like; amino-acid sequence: MASRAPVTAGRLMSGVRKWYYNMAGFNQLGLMRDDTRHEDADVKEALRRLPENVSNDRIFRIKRALDLSMKHQILPKDQWTQYEQDEHYLTPYLDEVIRERKEREEWMKK